A portion of the Sabethes cyaneus chromosome 3, idSabCyanKW18_F2, whole genome shotgun sequence genome contains these proteins:
- the LOC128740136 gene encoding serine/threonine-protein kinase GL21140, whose amino-acid sequence MEVSNHTASTLSRSNSRTSSNSELEKELIDLEISGTHNKSSTLKKRISSSRTPAKKAKRVRFFRNGDRFYCGSTIPVSGERYRSFDSLTEDLTRLLEDSVTLTGAIRTIYTLDGKKVEKLEDLEDGKSYVCSCNNEGFKKIEYNTTNTANKNTNRLSRLIRPISPIKNGSNGTTPLKEISSVVHPRIVTLIRNGVKPRKILRLLLNKRNSPTYEHVLTAITQCVKLDTGCVRKVFTVSGSPVLKLADFFGEEDVFFAYGNERVGNDDFELEPDERKTIQANKKTLRSNTTRTGPKPKMPIKSHNDTFVCVDETVLNGVISPDSLPLELQSKYTLGSIIGDGNFAVVLKLKDKSTNADYALKIIDKSKCSGKGHYLAAEIRVMKKLNHPCIIQLIQDIETMNNMYLVLELVRGGDLFDAITRVTRFSENQSKIMMRHLASAMSYMHALSIVHRDIKPENLLVELDRDGNVMLLKLGDFGLACEVTEPLLSVCGTPTYVAPEILMETGYGVKIDVWAAGIILYILLCGFPPFVSPDNQQEQLFDAILNGFFDFPAPYWNNIGDSVRDLIINMLQSDPELRFSSEDILDHPWLTSDVVGDTQDPKGYRIISNLVY is encoded by the exons ATGGAGGTGAGCAACCACACCGCTTCGACGTTGAGTCGGAGCAACAGCCGGACAAGTTCCAACTCGGAGCTGGAGAAGGAACTGATCGATCTGGAAATCAGCGGTACACACAACAAGTCCAGCACACTTAAAAAACGGATCTCAAGCAGTCGGACGCCGGCTAAAAAGGCCAAACGGGTACGGTTTTTTCGGAACGGCGACAGATTCTACTGCGGCAGCACCATACCGGTGTCGGGGGAGAGATATAG GTCATTCGATAGCTTAACAGAGGACCTAACGAGACTGTTAGAAGATAGTGTAACACTAACAGGTGCCATCCGGACGATATATACGCTGGATGGTAAGAAAGTCGAAAAGCTTGAAGACCTCGAAGATGGTAAAAGCTATGTATGTTCCTGTAATAATGAAGGTTTCAAGAAAATAGAATACAACACAACCAACACAGCTAATAAAAATACAAATAGACTGTCTAG ACTAATACGTCCAATATCGCCAATCAAAAATGGCTCCAATGGTACAACGCCTCTTAAAGAAATCAGCTCCGTAGTCCATCCCAGGATTGTAACCCTAATAAGAAACGGTGTGAAGCCCCGCAAG ATTCTCCGGTTGCTGCTGAACAAGCGTAACAGTCCCACGTACGAGCATGTGCTGACGGCAATCACGCAATGCGTCAAACTGGACACCGGTTGCGTGCGGAAAGTGTTCACCGTGTCGGGGTCGCCGGTTCTGAAGCTGGCGGATTTCTTCGGCGAGGAGGATGTGTTTTTTGCCTACGGTAACGAACGCGTCGGGAACGATGATTTCGAACTGGAACCGGACGAGCGAAAGACCATTCAGGCCAACAAAAAGACACTGCGAAGCAACACTACCCGTACGGGACCGAAGCCCAAGATGCCCATAAAGAGCCACAACGATACGTTCGTGTGCGTGGATGAAACCGTGCTGAATGGGGTGATTTCGCCAGATTCTCTGCCACTCGAGTTGCAGAGCAAGTACACTTTGGGATCAATTATTG GTGATGGCAACTTTGCGGTAGTGTTGAAACTAAAGGACAAATCAACGAACGCGGATTACGCGCTCAAAATCATCGACAAATCGAAATGTTCCGGGAAG GGTCACTACCTGGCGGCGGAGATTCGCGTCATGAAGAAACTGAACCACCCGTGCATCATACAGCTGATACAGGACATTGAAACGATGAACAACATGTATCTGGTGCTGGAGTTGGTCCGGGGTGGCGATCTGTTTGACGCTATAACGAGGGTAACAAGGTTTTCCGAAAATCAATCCAAAATCATGATGCGACATTTGGCCTCGGCAATGTCCTATATGCATGCGCTCAGTATCGTGCATCGTGACATCAAGCCAGAAAACCTGCTG GTTGAGTTGGACCGAGATGGTAATGTTATGTTGCTGAAGCTGGGTGATTTTGGACTGGCCTGTGAAGTTACCGAACCATTGTTATCGGTATGCGGGACACCTACCTATGTGGCACCCGAAATCCTCATGGAAACCGGTTACGGTGTGAAG ATTGATGTATGGGCAGCCGGTATTATCCTGTACATTTTACTCTGCGGCTTTCCGCCGTTTGTTTCGCCTGACAATCAGCAAGAGCAGCTGTTCGATGCTATTTTGAACGGTTTCTTCGACTTCCCTGCGCCATACTGGAACAATATCGGCGACAGTGTACGAGATCTGATAATCAATATGCTACAGTCCGATCCGGAACTGCGGTTCTCCAGTGAGGACATCCTGGATCATCCCTGGCTCACGAGCGACGTGGTGGGAGACACACAGGATCCCAAAGGGTACCGCATCATCTCCAATTTAGTATATTAG
- the LOC128742147 gene encoding peroxidase, whose translation MKTIAVKMLFLTFFVGYFALVVNRNAAVQGDVDERVFSRLEQLATNENLLDAVAFGEEVIEKSKRLEATIAASKMKVAKGSISYAQIIDGYPTPSTRKQDYVARTVLKASSYFLNSFCKPQRISSFECGQFLAEKMIPASKLLDKCKKIVDLKTFNDEYRRLLPANYQDGIYNFRKSVLGTELPHPRNISSKFHLTLAQGQKDNKHSVALVQWTQFIEHDLAKTTVQTTHDGTDIECCSSDYNTVVPRYLHPACKPLYVAEDDAYYKSQHVTCLNYVRSALSLGDSCNLGPANQLNQATNRLDLSQLYGNHECETMALRTKRGGKLKSQTFNSTEYLIPNTDKKLCVVNESLNTICYASGDTRVNVNPYVTLLHTLFLRSHNRLAKHLALINPHWNDGRLFEVARKINIRIYHKIVHDWVETVLGSQLPTGTLANEDARVSNEFATAAIRFYNTMMPGEINDLVQSNQQMALDLEDLFYKPRDLRKKEYFGHLINSVLQQNAMSLDTSYVDDVAQLLFKTRNIGTDVLALDIQRGRDHGLNSYTSYYQLCTGKTVTTWTDLAASINPADLKTLQSAYGSFQDIDLIVGAIAEKPAPGAIVGPTLACIIKDQIGDSLAADKNNHHTQKIDALLANYSAARFLCDTAQIAKVQPNIFRLPTVGGDNSQMRCAQFPELDLRSFREPSS comes from the coding sequence ATGAAGACGATTGCAGTTAAAATGCTGTTTTTAACGTTCTTTGTTGGATATTTTGCGTTGGTAGTTAACAGGAATGCGGCTGTGCAAGGTGATGTTGATGAGCGAGTGTTTTCCAGACTTGAACAACTGGCCACCAACGAGAATCTGCTTGATGCCGTAGCATTCGGGGAAGAAGTTATTGAAAAGTCCAAGCGCCTCGAAGCGACGATTGCAGCATCGAAGATGAAAGTGGCGAAAGGAAGCATTTCCTACGCGCAAATCATCGACGGTTATCCGACCCCGAGTACACGAAAGCAGGACTACGTTGCAAGGACAGTCCTGAAAGCTAGttcatattttttgaacagtttttGCAAACCACAACGTATTTCTTCGTTTGAGTGTGGTCAGTTTCTAGCGGAGAAGATGATTCCTGCGAGCAAACTGTTAGACAAGTGTAAGAAAATCGTTGATTTGAAAACATTTAACGACGAATATCGACGCCTGTTGCCTGCAAATTATCAGGACGGAATATACAACTTTAGGAAAAGTGTGCTCGGCACGGAGCTGCCCCATCCAAGGAACATTTCAAGCAAATTTCATTTAACACTAGCTCAGGGTCAGAAAGATAATAAACATAGTGTTGCACTGGTTCAATGGACGCAGTTTATTGAACATGACCTGGCCAAGACTACTGTACAGACAACGCACGATGGAACGGACATTGAGTGCTGCAGTAGCGATTATAACACCGTTGTTCCACGATATCTGCATCCGGCATGCAAGCCACTGTATGTGGCCGAAGACGATGCCTATTATAAAAGTCAACATGTGACCTGTTTGAACTACGTTCGTAGTGCACTTTCGCTTGGTGATAGTTGCAACCTGGGACCAGCCAATCAACTCAATCAAGCAACGAATCGGTTGGATTTGTCCCAGCTTTATGGTAACCATGAGTGTGAGACTATGGCTTTGCGAACCAAACGGGGTGGAAAGTTAAAATCGCAGACCTTTAATTCGACGGAATATTTGATCCCAAATACTGACAAGAAACTATGTGTCGTAAATGAATCCCTAAACACTATTTGCTATGCTTCCGGAGACACTAGAGTGAATGTCAATCCGTATGTTACTTTACTTCATACATTGTTTTTAAGATCGCATAATCGTTTAGCAAAACATCTAGCCCTAATAAACCCCCATTGGAATGATGGGCGCCTATTTGAAGTAGCCAGAAAGATAAACATACGGATTTACCACAAAATTGTACATGATTGGGTGGAAACCGTGTTGGGAAGTCAACTGCCAACCGGTACCTTAGCCAATGAAGACGCACGCGTGAGTAACGAGTTTGCGACTGCAGCCATCCGGTTTTACAATACTATGATGCCCGGTGAAATAAACGATTTGGTACAGTCCAACCAACAGATGGCATTGGATCTTGAAGATTTATTTTATAAACCACGTGATCTGCGTAAGAAGGAGTACTTTGGTCATTTAATCAATTCAGTACTTCAGCAGAATGCAATGTCACTGGACACAAGCTACGTTGATGATGTGGCTCAGCTCTTGTTCAAAACGCGAAACATCGGGACAGACGTCCTAGCATTGGATATTCAGCGAGGTCGCGATCACGGTCTGAACAGCTACACAAGCTATTACCAACTGTGCACGGGAAAAACCGTCACCACCTGGACTGATCTAGCTGCCTCCATTAATCCGGCGGATCTAAAAACTCTTCAATCAGCTTACGGATCCTTCCAAGATATTGATCTCATCGTAGGAGCAATCGCCGAGAAACCTGCCCCAGGAGCAATCGTTGGCCCCACACTCGCTTGCATTATCAAGGACCAAATCGGGGATTCTCTGGCAGCAGACAAGAACAATCACCATACGCAGAAAATCGATGCCTTGTTGGCTAATTATTCTGCGGCACGCTTCCTCTGCGATACGGCTCAAATCGCGAAGGTGCAGCCAAACATCTTTCGTCTGCCAACCGTCGGCGGTGATAATTCGCAAATGCGCTGTGCACAATTTCCCGAGCTTGATTTGCGCAGTTTTCGAGAACCTTCATCGTAG
- the LOC128744666 gene encoding uncharacterized protein LOC128744666, whose amino-acid sequence MAYINVAEWSSDQVTDWLKGLDNSMYHYVQSFTNNEVGGKQLLNIRPYELEQLGMLSIGHQEIVLEAVEYLKNFNYNLDKENLQFLALHVASTARSLCKQLEYSDQTKLETQILKDITRTVAALKPLIEWLDRAPFRGQLRFDELRKQIMKLGLEMATMAMRDRFSVKPVEMIHGVADKLAKIADYIIQDISDPMVLQPASLDLVTLKKRESDLGFLIMPSLNGIHRIAEIKFNSPAHNSGKVEEGDEIVQINYQTVVGWEYKKVLVQLQESPPDVLLTLKKRPKHTKIYGQIYIKPYRLPSKKRSLPYRWGENLPSPRAELFALQDFSLPLARVPEKHVSSDSESENSDILTPTDVKKSDKDIRLYMPKPRAVLQRRHTLSSFKDLISVSFWHERQTKLQSNDPQSLRDKSVSFGFGLEMAPRPTTCLGMVNATTSGAALNGQSKFNSFGGLKGSLPDIIPPEKCESPNDLSKKGPAPEGNAYKPGVSKVVRFESNMKFEECHIDTKYTCNVDNTVLETFEPIPYVDEEVTTQSVNERVKRFESIANKNSANAGGSLGAASNLEAIKSANNQNAKENVCNDNDNLNSTISTITPAPSIAPRPVTKPIPMQRQISREPNIAEAINTVLINRDMVKRGRLDKSHSTPAYDDDIPPAIEPRKEHLSKAPPVPPPRPRKTLESSINLVPEKPPPPSPVVAASPAASSTFTTTPDLGFVSPQQASLASSEHGEDNNKSKLANLVDLKNRDTSTASGGEQGTLILSPPPKPAERIMSPPRRIPVAKHFLEGPIETPLELFTPNKTKSLTLKKKNSLLSKRRNVSLKTLCISDIQGHLYRRTKDRNGLAYWAKYYFVLIETTLYGFKLKDSQKANSMIFLSGFTISLAKEVHSKPFAFKVYHPNKTFYFAAETQEALAQWMEYIKQATLKGNSAAPGSGSADHSVKELFSETDSSEDEFSLMDSQTKLNLLCTPSPQLSSSVGRNAEHYAGSSESSNTGTPTSSKQDKYHLNFGSLKKFTKSNPFSSDGNHANGTHSNESKFFGFFSSHKNVEKTSSDEIPVPTPQFRSYRKVPGNSGMQIGNNSVSTEVISHASTATIAITNESTTASNLSLASSSMQHHPPSVVSLQTASTELEDAPQPLIVEPESAEPSTPVHIESSDLLTNNKKTKRISPHNFIHASNPNLVEFDFQTSKALLQTSSNWDPNPSHGNLHSMITLKDLMLQKQAEEAQDMYNKRVCLGVEKLDDRSLKKTLSKANENRHDNNVNNVPESVTKIQQRRLPITPDYAQSFKLDDEDILYTRSKEGQKLRDFGYELISGDDTFNLRNSSSSSVIASGSGTSSANDVKRQEGGGSIKKKTRNWISSDKRNEESSSSDRSLRDSFKKSKNKAVIAKLDNIKASSEKLFQFKHSSNNDKESLKTKQLDKTTPALGVSLKQSTAPFVNLGKSNPSTPLLDQTTIFTTSTTTTSNFASNGPSSSVFIPTGVKKSNTCNNSSDFKENASKIHSVRKNSAPERSASYFTKLSFSGSSGKTAKEKKLLGSPGLHRAIFGKNQQHQDFQPTVIDHEVFSPISYTKNTFPSDASLQSNSTLTSTITIGNLQATTTTTSILTSNLSNRNSPDYPNMEYPPVFEPETYSLSDPSMTLLKRRQNHHQK is encoded by the exons ATGGCCTACATCAATGTGGCCGAGTGGAGCAGCGATCAGGTTACGGATTGGTTGAAag GCTTGGACAATTCAATGTACCACTATGTACAATCCTTTACCAACAATGAGGTAGGAGGAAAACAGTTGCTCAACATACGACCGTATGAATTAGAACAGCTTGGCATGCTTTCCATCGGGCATCAGGAAATAGTACTGGAAGCGGTCGAATATCTGAAAAATTTT AATTACAATTTGGACAAGGAAAATCTGCAATTTTTGGCATTGCATGTGGCCTCAACTGCACGATCTCTCTGCAAACAACTGGAATACTCGGATCAAACAAAACTCGAAACGCAAATACTGAAAGATATTACACGCACTGTTGCGGCACTAAAACCATTGATTGAATGGCTAGATCGGGCACCCTTCAGAG GGCAATTACGGTTCGACGAGCTGCGGAAACAAATCATGAAACTCGGTCTGGAAATGGCCACCATGGCAATGCGAGATAGGTTCTCTGTCAAACCTGTTGAAATG ATCCATGGTGTCGCCGACAAGCTAGCCAAAATAGCGGACTACATAATCCAAGATATTTCTGACCCAATGGTCCTACAACCGGCTTCACTAGATTTGGTCACATTGAAAAAACGCGAATCCGATCTAGGTTTTTTAATTATGCCAAGCCTAAATGGCATTCATAG AATTGCCGAGATAAAATTTAACTCACCAGCGCACAATTCGGGTAAAGTGGAAGAAGGAGATGAAATAGTGCAAATCAACTACCAGACCGTGGTCGGTTGGGAATACAAAAAGGTGCTCGTTCAACTGCAGGAGTCGCCACCTG ATGTACTACTCACACTGAAGAAGCGTCCGAAGCACACAAAAATCTACGGTCAAATCTACATCAAACCGTACCGATTGCCCAGCAAGAAACGGTCGCTGCCATATCGCTGGGGCGAGAATTTGCCCAGCCCACGAGCAGAGCTTTTTGCTCTGCAAGATTTCAGCCTACCGTTGGCTCGTGTTCCAGAAAAGCACGTGTCGTCGGACTCAGAATCAGAAAACAGTGATATTCTAACACCAACGGATGTGAAAAAATCCGACAAAGATATTCGTTTGTACATGCCCAAGCCTAGAGCCGTTCTTCAGAGACGGCATACGCTCTCTAGTTTCAAGGACCTAATCAGCGTTTCATTCTGGCACGAACGACAAACTAAGTTGCAATCGAATGATCCACAAAGCTTGCGGGATAAGTCGGTCTCGTTTGGATTCGGTTTGGAAATGGCTCCGAGGCCGACAACGTGCTTGGGAATGGTCAATGCCACCACGAGTGGCGCTGCCCTCAATGGTCAAAGCAAATTCAATAGTTTCGGTGGGCTCAAAGGATCACTACCGGATATCATTCCACCGGAAAAGTGTGAATCACCAAATGATCTGTCGAAAAAAGGCCCCGCTCCGGAGGGAAACGCCTATAAACCTGGAGTTTCTAAGGTTGTACGGTTCGAATCCAACATGAAGTTCGAAGAGTGTCACATCGATACTAAATATACTTGCAATGTGGACAACACGGTGTTGGAAACGTTCGAACCGATACCGTACGTCGATGAGGAAGTGACGACTCAGTCGGTGAACGAGCGCGTCAAGCGATTCGAATCAATTGCCAACAAAAATAGTGCCAACGCTGGTGGAAGTTTGGGTGCTGCTAG TAATTTGGAAGCCATTAAATCAGCCAATAATCAAAATGCTAAGGAAAACGTCTGTAACGATAATGATAATTTGAACAGCACTATCTCGACAATTACCCCCGCTCCTAGTATCGCTCCGCGTCCAGTAACCAAACCCATTCCAATGCAACGACAGATTTCACGAGAACCGAATATTGCGGAGGCCATCAATACCGTGCTGATCAATCGGGACATGGTCAAGCGAGGACGATTGGACAAAAGCCACAGTACGCCTGCCTATGATGATG ATATTCCGCCTGCCATCGAACCACGCAAAGAGCACTTATCGAAAGCGCCACCAGTTCCACCCCCACGGCCAAGAAAAACTTTAGAATCCAGCATCAATTTGGTGCCAGAAAAGCCCCCACCACCATCGCCTGTTGTCGCTGCGTCACCAGCTGCTTCGTCAACTTTCACAACCACACCGGATCTTGGATTCGTTAGTCCTCAACAAGCATCCCTAGCTAGTTCCGAACACGGCGAAGATAATAACAAGTCGAAACTTGCCAACTTGGTAGATCTGAAAAATCGTGATACTTCCACAGCGAGCGGAGGAGAGCAGGGCACGCTGATTCTTTCCCCTCCGCCGAAACCAGCTGAAAGGATTATGTCTCCACCGAGGCGAATACCGGTTGCGAAGCATTTCTTGGAAGGCCCCATTGAAACGCCGCTGGAGCTTTTCACACCGAATAAAACGAAAAGCTTAACattaaagaagaaaaattcTCTACTCTCCAAACGAAGAAACGTTTCCTTGAAAACTCTCTGCATTAGTGATATTCAAGGTCATTTGTACCGACGCACCAAGGATCGCAACGGTTTGGCTTATTGGGCTAAATACTACTTTGTGCTGATCGAAACTACTTTGTATGGATTTAAGTTGaaagattcacagaaagcaaaTAGCATGATCTTCCTGTCGGGATTCACTATTTCGCTGGCTAAGGAGGTACACTCGAAACCCTTTGCCTTTAAGGTGTACCATCCgaataaaacattttattttgcgGCCGAAACACAAGAAGCTCTTGCACAGTGGATGGAATACATCAAGCAGGCAACCTTGAAGGGTAACAGTGCGGCTCCTGGCAGTGGATCAGCAGACCACAGTGTGAAGGAGTTGTTTTCCGAAACGGATAGTTCGGAGGATGAGTTCAGTTTGATGGATAGTCAAACTAAGCTGAATTTACTGTGCACTCCGTCGCCCCAATTGTCCTCTTCAGTAGGAAGAAATGCTGAGCACTACGCGGGATCTTCCGAAAGCAGCAATACCGGAACACCGACTTCCTCCAAGCAGGATAAATATCATTTAAACTTTGGGTCCTTAAAGAAGTTTACCAAAAGCAATCCTTTCAGTTCAGATGGAAACCATGCAAATGGAACGCATAGCAATGAGAGCaagtttttcggctttttcagTTCGCATAAAAATGTGGAAAAGACCAGCTCAGATGAAATACCAGTTCCAACGCCTCAATTCCGAAGTTACAGGAAAGTTCCAGGAAACAGTGGCATGCAGATCGGTAACAATTCGGTTTCAACGGAGGTTATTTCGCATGCATCCACAGCAACAATCGCTATAACAAACGAAAGCACAACCGCAAGCAATCTATCGTTAGCATCCAGCTCTATGCAACACCATCCACCGTCGGTGGTCAGTTTACAGACCGCATCCACAGAGCTCGAAGACGCTCCGCAGCCCCTAATCGTGGAACCGGAATCAGCCGAGCCATCAACGCCGGTACACATCGAATCTAGCGACTTGCTTActaacaacaaaaaaacgaaaagaataTCGCCACATAATTTTATCCATGCCTCCAATCCCAATCTGGTTGAATTCGATTTCCAAACCTCTAAGGCTTTGCTTCAAACATCATCGAATTGGGACCCGAATCCGTCCCATGGAAATCTGCACTCAATGATTACGCTGAAAGATCTAATGCTTCAAAAACAGGCTGAGGAAGCGCAAGACATGTACAACAAACGTGTCTGTCTGGGAGTGGAAAAACTAGACGACAGAAGTTTAAAGAAAACCCTGTCTAAAGCAAATGAAAACCGACACGACAACAATGTTAACAATGTACCGGAATCTGTAACTAAAATTCAACAAAGACGTCTTCCCATTACGCCGGACTACGCACAAAGCTTCAAGCTAGATGACGAGGACATACTGTACACTCGAAGCAAGGAGGGTCAAAAATTGAGAGACTTCGGGTACGAGCTGATATCTGGTGACGACACCTTTAACTTGAGGAACTCTTCCTCATCCTCGGTTATAGCTAGTGGCAGTGGCACCAGCAGTGCTAATGATGTCAAGCGACAAGAAGGCGGTGGATCTATTAAGAAGAAAACTCGAAACTGGATTAGTTCGGATAAAAGGAATGAGGAATCTTCTTCTTCGGACCGATCACTGCGTGATAGCTTCAAAAAGTCTAAGAATAAGGCGGTCATTGCAAAGTTGGATAATATAAAAGCGAGCAGCGAAAAACTGTTCCAATTCAAGCACAGCAGTAACAACGACAAGGAATCTTTGAAAACAAAACAGTTGGACAAAACAACGCCGGCTCTGGGTGTAAGCCTAAAACAATCAACAGCACCGTTTGTAAACCTGGGAAAAAGTAACCCGAGCACACCTTTGCTCGATCAAACTACGATATTCACAACAAGCACCACAACAACAAGTAATTTTGCATCCAACGGACCTAGCTCCTCCGTTTTCATTCCGACTGGAGTGAAAAAATCCAACACCTGCAACAATTCATCCGATTTCAAAGAGAATGCTTCCAAAATACACAGTGTAAGAAAAAATTCAGCACCGGAACGGAGTGCGTCATATTTCACCAAACTATCGTTCAGTGGTTCGTCCGGCAAAACGGCAAAGGAGAAAAAGCTTCTCGGTTCTCCGGGACTACATCGAGCAATTTTTGGCAAGAATCAACAACACCAGGATTTTCAACCGACCGTTATAGACCACGAAGTGTTTTCCCCGATCAGCTATACGAAG AACACATTTCCATCGGACGCCAGCCTGCAGTCCAACTCGACCCTAACGAGCACCATTACCATCGGTAATCTGCAAGCGACGACCACTACAACGTCGATACTCACCAGTAACCTCTCGAATCGAAACTCGCCAGACTATCCTAACATGGAATATCCGCCGGTCTTCGAACCGGAAACTTACTCACTGAGCGATCCCAGTATGACACTACTTAAGCGTCGCCAAAACCACCACCAGAAGTGA